DNA from Arthrobacter sp. SLBN-112:
CTTCCGGGTCGGGCAAGTCCACACTGTTGCGTGTGATGAACCGGCTGATTGAGCCGGACCAGGGGGACATCCTGCTGGATGGCCGTTCGGTGCTGAAGGACAACCCGGACGAGCTCCGGCGCCGGATCGGCATGGTGTTCCAGCAGTTCAACCTGTTCCCGCACAAAACGGTGGAGGAAAACGTCTCGCTGGCCCTGCGGAAGCTGCGCAAGCTCTCCAAGGAGGAGGCGCGCAATGAGGCCTTGGAACAGCTGGACCTGGTGGGCCTGAGGCACAAGGCCGATTCCCGCCCGGCCAACCTTTCCGGGGGCCAGCAGCAGCGCGTGGCCATTGCCCGTGCATTGGCCATGAAGCCGGAGGTCATGTTCTTCGACGAGGCCACGTCCGCGCTGGATCCCGAACTGGTGAAGGGCGTCCTGTCCCTGATGGCGGATTTGGCGAAGGGCGGCATGACCATGGTGGTGGTGACCCACGAGATGGGATTCTCGCGCAACGTGTCGGACACGGTGACCTTCATGGACGCCGGCGTGGTGGTGGAATCCGGCCCCCCGGAACAGATCTTCACGGCGCCCCGAACGGACCGCCTCAAGGGCTTCCTCTCGGACGTCCTCTAGGCCCCACAGGCAGGCACAGACAGAAAATCCCCGCTTCCCGGACTTTTCCCCCTCGCATACAGGGAGAATTGGTCCGGAAGGCGGGGATTTGTCGTCCCGGGGGCAGGTGCCCGACGGCGGCCCTACCTTTGGGCGGCTGCGGCGGCCTTGGCTGCCGCGGGAAGGGCGTCGTAGATCCTGTTCATGGCGTCGTCATCGTGCGCGGCGGAGAGGAACCAGGCCTCAAAGACCGACGGCGGCAGGTACACGCCGGACTCCAGCATGGAGTGGAAGAACGGTGCGTAGCGGAACGCCTCCTGTGCCTGGGCGTCGGCGTAGTTGTGGACGCCGTGAACCGAGGTGCCGAACGCCACCGAGAAGAGGTTGCCGGCGAACTGGATGGAGTGGTCCACCCCCGCGGCATCCAGGGCAGTGGACAGCGCCGAGGAGAGTTCCAGGGACCGGACGTCGATGAACGAGTAGACGTCGCGCGTGGCGTGGGTCAGGGTGGCAACGCCTGCAGCCATGGCCACCGGGTTCCCGGACAGCGTTCCGGCCTGGTAGACCGGGCCGGTGGGGGCGAGGTAGTCCATGACGTCGGCACGTCCGCCCAGTGCCGCCGTCGGCATTCCGCCGCCGATGACCTTGCCGAAGGTGAGCAGGTCCGGGATCCACGGCTCCTGGGCGTCCGGCGCGCCGCCCGTGAGGCCCCAGTAGCCGGAGTAGCCGGTGCGGAAGCCGGTAAGGACCTCATCAACGATGAGCAGCGCGCCGTGCTCGCGGGTGATCCGCGAGAGCCCTGCGTTGAACCCTTCAGCGGGGGTGACCACACCCATGTTGGCCGGCGCGGCCTCGGTGATCACTGCCGCGATGTTGGGTCCGTGCGTGGCAAACGCTTCCTTGACGGCCTGGAGGTCGTTGTAGGGCAGCACCAGGGTCTCGGCGGCGGTCGCTTCCGTGACACCGGCCGAACCGGGCAGGGCGAGGGTTGCCACGCCGGAGCCTGCGGCGGCCAGGAGCCCATCAAGGTGGCCGTGATAGCAGCCGGCAAACTTGATAATGAGGTTGCGGCCGGTGAACCCGCGGGCCAGCCGGACTGCCGTCATGGTCGCTTCGGTGCCGGTGGATACCATCCGGAGCCGTTCGACGGCGGGGACGCGCTCCTTCACGATTTCAGCCAGGTTCGCTTCGTCGGGGGTGGAAGCGCCGAAGGAGAGGCCGCGGTCGACGGCGGCATGGACGGCGTCGAGCACGGCCGGGTGGGCGTGCCCCAGCAGGGCCGGGCCCCAGGAGCAGACCAGGTCCACGTATTCCTTGCCGTCGGCATCGGTCAGGTACGGCCCCTTGGCGGAGACCATGAAGCGCGGCGTTCCGCCCACGGACCCGAAGGCCCGGACCGGCGAGTTGACTCCGCCCGGCATGAGCTGGCGGGCGCGGTCGAAGAGTGCCTCATTGCGAGGATTGCTGGAAGTCATGGTTTCTATTCTCTCAGTTTGCCGGAAGCTCAGTCAGCGGGAAGTACAGTCAGCCGGCGAGCAGCTCTGCCACGCGGGGCGCCACCGCCGTACCCATCAGTTCGATCGAGCGCATCATGGCGGCGTGCGGCAGCGGCCCGTTGCTGTATTTGAGGTCGAAGCGGTCGACACCCAGGTTCCGCTTCAGCCGGACGATCTTATGGGCCACCGTTTCCGGCGACCCCACATACAGCGCACCTTCCGCCGAACACAGGGCATCGAACTCCCCGCGCCCGGCCGGTCCCCACCCGCGCTCGGCGCCGAGCTTGTTGCGGAGCTTCAGCCAGTGCGGGAACAGCTCTTCGCGGGCCTGCTCGTCGGTGTCGGCCACGTGGCCCGGCGAGTGCGTGGCCATCTGCTGCATGGGGTGCCCGTACTTGGCCATCGCTTCCCGGTAGAGGTCGGCGAGGGGCCGGAAGCCGCGGGGTTGGCCGCCGATGATGGCGAAGATGATGGGATAGCCGTACTGGGCGCAGCGGAGCACCGATTCGGGTGTTCCACCCACCCCGATCCAGGTGGGCAGCAGGTGGTGCTCCAGGGGCGGATAGACGCTCAGGCCATGCAGGGCAGGCCTGGTGCGGCCTTCCCAATGCACGGGCTTTTGCGCCCGGACCTTGTCGAACAGCTCGAGCTTCTCTTCGAACAGGACCTCATAGTCAGCCAGATCCAGCCCGAACAGCGGGAAGGACTCCACGAACGACCCACGCCCCAGCATCACCTCGGCCCGGCCGTTGGAGATGGCGTCCACGGTGGAAAAGCGCTGGAAGACACGGATGGGATCGTCCGAGCTCAGCACCGTTACGGCGGAGCCCAGCCTGATGCGGGTGGTGCGGGCCGCCGCGGCGGCCAGGAAGACCTCCGGCGCGGACACGGCGTAGTCCTTGCGGTGGTGCTCCCCCACGCCAAAGGCATCGAGTCCGACGGCGTCGGCAAGTTCCGCCTGCTCCAGCAGCTGGCGCAGGACCTGGGCGTGCGGCTGCTGGCTGCCGTCCGGGTTCTCGCCTACATCACCGAAGGTGTTCAGGCCGAGGAGGATTCGGTCCTCCCCCACCGGCGCGGTGGGTTCCGGGGCCTGCCCGGCGGTCACCGGTCTTCCTTCAGCCAGCCGGCCAGTTCGGCGGCCCAGTACGTGAGGACCATGTGGGCGCCAGCCCGCCGGATGCCCAGGACGGATTCGGTAATGGCGGCACGCCGGTCAATCCAGCCGTTGGCAGCGGCAGCCTCGATCATCGCGTATTCACCCGAGATCTGGTACGCCGAGACGGGGACGGGGCTCATCGCGGCAACGTCGGCCACGATGTCCAGGTAGCTCATGGCCGGCTTCACCATAATGATGTCCGCGCCCTCAGCCAGGTCCAGTTCAACCTCGCGAAGTGCTTCGGTGCGGTTGCCGGCGTCCATCTGGTAGGTCCGCCGGTCGCCCTTGAGCTGTGAGTCCACTGCTTCGCGGAACGGCCCGTAAAACGCCGAGGCGTACTTCGCGGCGTAGGCAATGACGGAGGTGTTGGTGTGGCCGGCCTCATCCAGGGCCGAACGGATAGCCGCGATCTGGCCGTCCATCATCCCCGAGGGGCCCAGCATGTGCGCGCCGGCCTCTGCCTGCGCCACGGCCATCCTCGCGTAGATCTCCACGGTGCGGTCGTTGTCCACGTAACCGTCGGCGTCGAGCACTCCGCAGTGGCCGTGGTCGGTGAATTCGTCCAGGCACACGTCGCTCATGATCACCAGGTCATCGCCCACTTCGGCACGGACGTCCCGGATGGCCTTGTTCAGCACGCCCTTCGGGTCCAGCGATGCCGAGCCTTCGGCGTCACGGGTTTCGGGGATGCCGAAGAGCATGATGCCGCCCAGGCCGAGCTCCACAGCCTCCGCCGCGGCCCGCTTGAGCGTATCCGTAGTGTGCTGGACCACGCCCGGCATGGAGGTGATGGGGTTCGGTTCGCTCAATCCCTCCCGGATAAAGGCCGGAAGGATGAGTTCCGACGGCGCAAGGCGGGTTTCGGCGGTGAGCCGGCGCATGGCGGGGGTGGTGCGCAGGCGGCGGGGGCGTTGGTTGGGGAAAGTCATGGGTCCTGTCCTTCGCGTTGTTCTTGAAGCTTCATGGAGCGGGAGGCGTGCTGGCCGGTCAGGGCGGGTTGAGGGCCTTCGCAACCGCTGCCACCAGCCCGTCCGGTGTAGGCTCGGCCGCCACTGCGGCGACGTCCAGGCCCAGGGCAGCTGCCTGTTCCGCCGTCGAACGGCCAATGACCACCAGCTTGCAGCCGGCCAGCGGACCAAGGGCGGAAATCCTGCGCACGGCGCTCGGCGAGGCAGCGATCACGGCCGCCATGCGCCCTGCAGCGATGTCCGCGGCGGCGGTTTGGGGCGTCAGGAGGGTGTACGACGGCGGCTGCGGGCCGGCGTCGCCGTCTTCCGGCTGCACGGCCAGCCTGCGCTCCGCTGCCGCCGGATAGTCAACGGTGCGGTAGGCAGTAACCGCGGTGACTGTACCGCCTGCCGCTGCGAGGCCCTCAACCAGGGTGCCGGCGGCGATGTCTGCCTGCGGCAGCAGGATCCTGCCGCCGCCGGGCCAGACCTCGAGGAGGCCGGCGGCCGACTGTTCGCCGGCCGGGGCCAGGGCCACGGTCAGGCCGGCGGACTCCAACAGCCTGCGCGTGGCGGGGCCGATGGCGGCGATCCAGGTTTTTGCGGGAACCAACTGGGCCAGGGCGAGGCCACGCTCGGCGGCCTCTTCCATCAAGACGTGCACCGTGGTTGCGCTGCTGACCACCAGCCAGTCAAAGGCCCCCGCGGCCAGGGCGTCGCAGGCGACATCGAGCACGTGCTGGTCAGGGGCCCGTTCGAAGTCGATGAGCGGCAGCAGCACAGGCACCGCGCCGGCTTCTGCCAGGGCCTCAACCAGGGCACCGGACCGTTCCGGGCTGCGCGTCACCAGGACCCGGACACCGCCCGGCAGTGGTTGGCTGGGCGGCGTGTGCGGTCCGGACCTGCGGGGAGGCTGCGTCATCGCCAGGTCAGGACGCCTGCAGGTCTGCGATGTCGGCGGCTCCGGCAGCAAGCAGTGCTTCAGCCAGTTCGATGCCCAGGAGGGTGGCTCCGACTTCCGTCAGTCCGTCCGTGGCCCGCTTGTCCCGCACGGTAGCGCTGCCATCGACGGCGCACACCACGGCTTCCAGGTGCAGCATGCTGCCTTTGCGGTAGGCGTACGCGCCCACCGGGGCTGCGCAACCTGCCTCGAGCCGTGCCAGCAGGGCACGCTCCGCCGTGACAGCGAGGCGGGTGTCGGGATCGTCCAGGGCCGCAAGGGCCTGCGCCAGGACCCCGCGGGAGCCTTCGGCCGATCCCGGCTTCGGCGGCGCGTCGGCCGTACGGCACTCGATGGCCAGCGATCCCTGGCCGGCCGCGGGCAGCATGACGTCGGTTTCGAGGTACTCGGTGACGGTGTCCAGCCGGCCAATGCGCTCGAGGCCGGCGGCAGCAAGCACTACGGCGTCGAGGTCGCATGACTTTCCGGGCACCACCTGGCGGGTGGAGTTGCCGGGCAGGCCGGGAACGCGGCCCAGGCGCGTATCCACGTTGCCGCGGATGTCCACGATGTCCAGGTCGGTGCGGGCGGCACGCAACTGTGCTGCGCGCCGCGGCGAGCCGGTGCCAACGCGCGCTCCGGCCGGCAGGTCGGCCAGCTTCAGTCCGTCCCGGGCGCACAGGACGTCGCGGACGTCCACGCGCCGCGGAGTGGCGGCGAGGCTGAGTCCTACCGCCGCGCCGGTGGGCAGGTCCTTCAGCGAATGGACGGCGACATCGCACTCATTGCGCAGCAGCGCATCGCGCAAGGCGGCGACGAAGACACCCGTTCCGCCCATCTGGGAGAGCGACCCGGTGAGGACATCACCATCCGTGCGGATGTGCACCAGCTCCACCGGGAAACCTCCCACGGCGGCGAGCTGGTCAGCGGTCTGCTGGGTCTGGGTGAGCGCCAGTTTGCTGGCGCGGGTGCCAATCCGGACGGTCACGGCTGGGCCGTTTCGGCTGCATCCCCCGACGGATAGGGGTCGTGACCGGTGCCCACCGTGGTGTCGGCCCCTGCAATCGTGGGCTTTTCGCCGCGGAAGTTGGCGCAGCAGCCCGGACGGCAGACGTCGTACCAGGGGCCAAGATCCGTCAGGGCGGGCCTGTCACCGATGTTGTTGGCCACCGTCCGCTCGCAAATGAGGTCCACCAGGCCGTTAACGAACTTCCGGTGCGTACCGGGCGTGGGGACGCGGGTTGCGGCAAGGCCGAGGTTTGCGCAGGTCTCCATGGCTTCGGTGTCCAGGTCCCAGACAACTTCCATGTGGTCGCTGACAAAGCCGAGGGGGACGATGACGATGCCTTTGACACCCTGCCCGGCCAGTTCCTCGATGGCGTCGTTGATGTCCGGCTCCAGCCATGGCACGTGCGGGGCGCCCGAGCGGGACTGGTACACCAGGGACCAGGGCACGGTCCGGCCGGATTCATCCTTGACCCGCTCAATGACGGCTGCGGCGTTGGCAAGGTGCTGGGCCACGTAGGCTGAGCCTTCCTCGAACGCACGCGGCTCACCCTCGGACCGGCCTGCAGCCTCGGCGTCCCGGGTGGGAATGGAGTGGGTGGCGAACAGGATGTGGATGGGGGCGTCCGGGCTTCCGGCGTCGGCCAGCTTGGCACGCACATCGGCCAGTCCGGCGGCAGTTCCTTCGACGAAGGGCTCAACGAAACCGGGGTGGTCGAAGTACTGGCGGACCTTGTCCACTTCCAGCCGGCCGTCCAGGCCGGTCTCCGTCAATGCCATGCCGATGTCCTCGCGGTACTGGCGGCAGCTGGAGTAACAGGAGTAGGCACTCGTGGTGAGCATCAACACCCGGCGGTGGCCGGCGTCGTACGCTTCCTGAAGGGTCTGAGGGATGTACGGTGCCCAGTTCCGGTTGCCCCACAGCACGGGCAGCTCGATGCCGCGGGCAGCCAGTTCAGTTTCCAGCGCTGCCTTCAGCTCGCGGTTCTGCTGGTTGATGGGGCTGATACCGCCGTTGGCGCGGTAGTGGTGCGAGACTTCCTCAAGCCGCTCATCCGGAATCCCCCGGCCGCGGGTGACGTTGCGGAGGAACGGGATGACGTCCTCCTGGCCTTCCGGACCGCCGAAAGAGGCGAGCAGGACGGCGTCGTAGTTCTTGGGAGCCATGCGTCCGGCTTCGGTGACCGGGTTGACGGCCGCGGCGAGTGTGGGGTCGAGCGGGTTCATGCGAGCACCTCTGCTACTTCTTCGGCGGTGATCCGGCGTCCGGTATAGAACGGGACTTCCTCACGGACGTGGTTGCGCGCCTCCGTGGCGCGCAGGTGGCGCATGAGGTCCACAAGGTCAACCAGTTCGGGTGCCTCCAGGCCGAGGATCCACTCCCAATCCCCGAGGGCGAAGGACGAGACGGTGTTGGAGATGACCTGGGGAAAATCCCTGCCCAGCAGGCCATGGTCGCGCAGCATCTTGCCGCGCTCGGCCTCCGGCAGGATGTACCACTCGTAGGAGCGCACGAACGGGTAAACACAGAGCCACTCGGCCGGAGCGACGCCGCGCGAGTAGGCGGGGGTGTGGTTCTTGGCGAACTCCGCCTCGCGGTGGACGCCCATGGCGGACCACACGATCTCGGTGCCGGCAAAGAGTGTGCTTCGGCGGATGTCGCGGATGGCCTGCTGCAGCGCCTCCGGCTTGGGGCCGTGGAGCCACACCATGACGTCGGCATCGGCGCGCATGGCCGAGACGTCGTAGCTGCCCCGGTGGGTGACGCCGGCTGCGGCGAGCCGCTCCACCAGGGCTTCGAAGTCGGCGGCGGCATTCGCACTGCGGACCACGGGCTCTGACCGCTTGAATACCGTCCAGAGGGTAAAGAACTGCTCGGCTGATTCTTCGGTTTTAGTGACAGATTCGGCAGAAGTGTGGCTCATGGTTACAAGTTTGCCCCTTCGCTGCCCCCAAGGCGAAACCGAAGAGTTCTACAACTCGTAGAAGTGAGCAAAGTCACATTACTGGACCCGGAAGCCATCCCCCGCCGCATCAGAAGGGGCGGCGCATGCGCAGGAACACGAGCCCCGCGGCGGTCCCCAGGCCAACCAGACCTGCACCCAGCCACACCAAGGCATCAGGCATGTCCGGAAGCGGTCCGGTGGAGGAAACGGCGCGGCCCGGGCCTTCGGGTGCAGCGGCAGCTTGCGGCACGCGGGTGGGCTGGGACTGCCGCGCATTGATGGACAACGCGGTGGGCAGGGCGGAAGAAGGCACAGCCCCTGCCCCGCCGGCGGCCGCGCCGGCCTCGCCGGCGGATTCCTCGCCGTCGGACTCCCCAGCGCCTGATTCCGCAGCGCCGGAGCCGTGAGGATCCAGCGATCCTGCCATGCCGCCGGATCCTGGCCCGGCGGCCCGCGCGTCGGCCTGGTCAGCGGCTTCGCCAGCTCCCGTTCCCAGGAGAGGAGGGACTGCCGGGGAAAGGGCGGGGGCGCCCGCCGCGGGGGCAGCCCCGGCGGGGGCAGCCCCCGCCGGGGTGGCTGATGTGGGCATCGGCTGCGTGGAGCGCGGTTTCTGCGTGGCACCTGATTGGGCCGAACTGGAGGCCGTGCCCGATGCTGTGGGAGCGGGGGTCTGTCCACCGGGTGCCAGGGGCGTCCCTGAGACGGTGGGGACGGCTGGAACTGCCAGGCCGGAAACCGAAGCCTCCGCCGAGGCCGGCGCCGTCGTCGAACCTGTGGAGAGCGTGGCCTTCACGGCAGGAAGCAATGCACCCGGCACGGCGGGGATGGCGGGAACCTTTCCGCGCGGGGTGCCATCGTCGTCGGAACCACCGGACGCCACGGCAGTCGCCTGCACCAATGGGTCTTGGGGCGGCGCCGCGTCATCGGCCAAGGACGCCTGGACGCCGGCGGAAAGAACCAGTACCACTCCGACGGCTGCGGCTGCAGTGCCGCGTCGGAGTCCCCCATGGATACCGGTCCGGGACATGGAAAGCTCGGACCTGTTTGAAACCATAGTCATCGACCCTAGCCAGAACACTTGCCCGATTGAAAACCGGGAAGCGCCCCGCGGCCACTGCTCAGCGCTGGCGCCAACCAGCCACGCCGCGCTGACCAGCGGCGATGCTCAGGCGCCCGTCAATTGGCCGATTTGCTCACGTGTGTCGGCAACGACGGCGGCCAGGCCGTTTCCGGCCACCCAACCGCCTACCACCGCCAGCCCACCGGCGGCAGTACACGCCCGGCGGATCGCCGCTGCCCGCGCCCGGTGTCCCACCGCCGCGAACGGCAGGGACCCGCGCCACCGCACCACGTCCCAGCCCCGAATCTCGTCCCCGGCTATCTGCACGCCCAGGAGAGCGGAAGCGTCGCGCAGGGCGGCAGCGAAAAGCTCGTCATCGGTTTCCGGGCCGGCCGGCTGCTGCCCGGAAGCGCCATCCACCCGGCCATAGGAGAGCCGCACCACGTGGCGTCCCGGGCCGGCAGCGGCCGCCAACCAATCCCACTTGCCTGTGGCGTGGGTCAGCGCCTTTGCTTCGATGCCAGGCGTTTGCGGGGCCACCAGGATCCCTGTTCCCCGGGGCCGCCGGTCCAGCTCCGGTTTGTCCAGGACCAATGTGACCAGCTTGACGTCAGGTCCGGATGCAGGCTTCTTGCCCGCAATCAGGGGGACAGCAGTTTCCAGCAGTCCGACGGCGGCCGGGCCGTCCACGGCCATGACCAGCAGGGCGGTGCGGAAGATTGTCCCGGCGGCGTCGACCAGCCAGCCGTCCGGGGTGCGGGAAACCGACGTCGCGGCGGTGCCCGCCAGTAGTGTCACGCCCCGGCCGCGGAGATCCGCTACCAGCGCCTCCACAAGAGTGTGCATCCCGCCCTCCAGGCCCGCGACGGCGGAGCCGGCCTTGGCAGGTTTGTCCGGTTGCCCCGCCGGGAGGTCCTGCCCCGCCTCGGCTTGGCTGCCGGCGCTGGCGCCGGCGGAAGGTGCGGCGGCCCTGTTTGTTCCGCCACCGCGCCGCTGGGCTGAAACGGCGGCAGCGAGGGAACCGTGTCGGCGCATTCCGGCGCGCAGGCCGGGAGCCACCATGTCGACGTCGAGCAGGCCGGGATCTGCGGAGTGGACGCCGCCCACCACAGGCGAGACCAGGCGTTCCAGCACCCGCGAACCCATCCGGGCCCGGACCAGGGCGGAGACGCTGGTGACGCCCTTGCCGGCTCCTACGGAAGCGGGCAGCAGCCGGTCCAGGGAAGCCCGCAGCGAACCCAGGGTGCCCAGGGTGCGGCGGACCTCAGGGTCCCAGGGGTTGGCGGGGATGCCCAATACACCGGTCCTGGGCAGTTCGCGGGGGCCGTCCGGAAGCTGCACCCAGGCACCGCCGGGACGGGGAGGAACAATCTTGCTGCCCAGGCCGAGTTCGGCACAGAGCCTTGCGACGGCGTCGGACCGCGTGGCGAAGGACTCTGCACCGCTGTCCAGGGTGAGCCCGGCAACCGTATGGCTGCCTACACAGCCGCCCCACGCCGCGCCCGCCTCCAGGACGGTCACCTCGTGGCCGCTCGCGGCGAGTTCCCGGGCGGAGAGCAGCCCGGAAATCCCGCCGCCCACCACCAGTGCCGTACGGGGCAAGGCCGCTGAGCTGCCCACTGGTTACTCCGGCGAGATGGAGTGGATCAGCTCCACCACCCGGGTCAGGACGTCCGGGTCGGTTTCGGGCGGTACACCGTGCCCCAGGTTCAGGACGTGGCCGGGAGCTGCGGAGCCGGCCGCGATGACCTCACGGACGTGGGCCTCAAGGATTTCCCAGGGGGCTGACAGCAGTGCGGGATCGATGTTTCCCTGCAGCGGTACAGTTCCGCCCAGCCGCCGGTTGGCCTCATCGAGCGGCAGCCGGTAGTCCACGCCCACCACGTCCACGCCCACGTCGCGCATGGCAACGAGGAGTTCGGAGGTACCGGTGCCGAAGTGGATCAGCGGAGCCCCGAGGTGGCGCACATGGTCCAGGGCACGGGCCGACGCCGGCGCTACGTACTTGGTGTAATCGGCCAGTCCCAGCGAACCCGCCCAGGAGTCGAAGAGCTGGGCGGCGGAGGCACCGGCCTCCAGCTGCGCCTGGAGGAACATGCCGGAGGCGTCGGCAGCCCAGTTGGCCAGCGCGGTCCAGGTTTCCGGATCGGCGTGCATCATGGTCCGCGGGCCGAGGTGGTCGCGGGAGGGTTTCCCTTCCACCATGTAGGCGGCCAGGGTGAACGGCGCGCCGGCGAAACCAATCAGCGGCGTCTTGCCCAGCTCCGCCACGGTCAGGCGGACGGCTTCGCGGATGGGCTCCAGTGCTTCCCAGGTGAGCTGGGGCAGCGCGGCAACGTCTGCCGCGGTCCGCACGGGCCTGTCGAGGACCGGGCCCACGCCGGGAACGATGTCCACTCCCACCCCGGCGAGCTTGAGCGGGATCACGATGTCCGAGAAGAAGATGCCGGCGTCCACGTCGTGGCGGCGGACGGGCTGGAGCGTGATCTCTGAGGCCAGCTCCGGCCGGAGGCAGGAGTCCAGCATGGCGATGCCCTCGCGCACCTTGAGGTATTCCGGCAGCGACCGGCCTGCCTGCCGCATGAACCAGACGGGACGGCGGGACGGCTTTCCCCCGCGGTAGGCCGTGATCAGCGGTGAATCCGCTGTACGGCCGTCCATCAGCGGATGGTCTGCGGAAAGGACGCCGGCAGCGGAGACGGCAGGGCTAGGAGTCATGCTTTTGATTGTGCCCAAAAAGAGCTGCAAAAGATAACGACAACCTGTCGCTGACAGTACGGGCGCGGGAAGGGTGGCGCAGATCACGGGGCACTGTGGCGACTATCCTTTCCGGTGGTTGTTCTACCAGGCAACGAAAAAGCTATGATTGGTCTGCTGTGGTTCTTTTCTCATTGGTGGCTACACACGCCGACATCGATCTTGAAACCGTTGCTCAGTTGAGCAACGGTTCCTCCGGGATTGCCGCATCCGCCCTCACCGAATCGCCCGCCGTCGCAGGGGCAGTGGTCCTGGCCACCTGCAACCGCTACGAAATTTACGGTGAAGCCGCCAACTCCAGCGACGTCGAAGCTGCCCGGGCAGCACTCGTGGCCCGGATCAGCGAGGCCAGCGGGCTGGCCGAACCCCTCGTCTCGCGTTCCTTCAGCACGCGCACCGGCCCCGAGGTGACCCAGCACCTGTTCGCCGTCAGCGCTGGACTTGACTCCGCCGTCGTCGGGGAACGCGAAATTGCCGGGCAGGTGCGGCGTGCGCTGATTACCGCCCAGCACGACGGCACCGCCAGCGCCGGCCTGGTCCGGCTTTTCCAGGCCGCCTCCAAGACCGCCAAGGACGTGGGCGCACAGACGGCCCTCGGTTCCCGCGGCCTCTCCATCGTCTCCGTGGCACTGGACCTGGCCACCGATCTTTCCGAGAACCCCGACTGGGCAGCCAAGAAGGTTGTGCTGTTCGGAACCGGCGCCTACGCCGGGGCCACCATGGCACTGCTGCGCGAACGCGGCTGCACCGACATTTCCGTGTACTCCTCCTCCGGCCGGGCCGAAGGATTCGTCGCCTCCCGCGGCGGCACCGCCCTGGACGTGGATTCGCTGCGGTCGGCCGTGGCGGCTGCCGATGTGATGATCGGCTGCAGCGGATCGGACACCCGGGTTGAAGCCGATGAGCTGGCCGAGGTGCGGACAGGTTCACCGCAGCCCCTGATCGCCATCGACCTTGCCCTCACCCACGACTTCGACCCCGCTGTCGGCGAGCTGGACGGAGTGGAGCTGCTCACCCTGGAGTCAGTGCGCCTTGCCGCGCCGCAGGAACAGGCGGAATCCCTGGCCCAGGCCAGCGGCATCGTAAAGGGTGCTGCCAAGGCGTTCGAGCAGGAGCGGGAAGCCCGGTCCGTCGATTCAGCCATCGTTGCCCTGCGGCGGCACACCATGAATGTCCTGGACGCGGAGATGGAAAAGGTCCGCGCCCGCCACGGCTGCACGGCCGCCGCCGAGGAAGTCGAGTTCGCGCTCCGCCGCATGGTCAAGCAGCTGCTGCACGTTCCCACGGTCC
Protein-coding regions in this window:
- a CDS encoding amino acid ABC transporter ATP-binding protein, which codes for MSEFASGTLSAKNIHLSFGSNHVLRGIDLHVPQGTTASVIGPSGSGKSTLLRVMNRLIEPDQGDILLDGRSVLKDNPDELRRRIGMVFQQFNLFPHKTVEENVSLALRKLRKLSKEEARNEALEQLDLVGLRHKADSRPANLSGGQQQRVAIARALAMKPEVMFFDEATSALDPELVKGVLSLMADLAKGGMTMVVVTHEMGFSRNVSDTVTFMDAGVVVESGPPEQIFTAPRTDRLKGFLSDVL
- the hemL gene encoding glutamate-1-semialdehyde 2,1-aminomutase, with protein sequence MTSSNPRNEALFDRARQLMPGGVNSPVRAFGSVGGTPRFMVSAKGPYLTDADGKEYVDLVCSWGPALLGHAHPAVLDAVHAAVDRGLSFGASTPDEANLAEIVKERVPAVERLRMVSTGTEATMTAVRLARGFTGRNLIIKFAGCYHGHLDGLLAAAGSGVATLALPGSAGVTEATAAETLVLPYNDLQAVKEAFATHGPNIAAVITEAAPANMGVVTPAEGFNAGLSRITREHGALLIVDEVLTGFRTGYSGYWGLTGGAPDAQEPWIPDLLTFGKVIGGGMPTAALGGRADVMDYLAPTGPVYQAGTLSGNPVAMAAGVATLTHATRDVYSFIDVRSLELSSALSTALDAAGVDHSIQFAGNLFSVAFGTSVHGVHNYADAQAQEAFRYAPFFHSMLESGVYLPPSVFEAWFLSAAHDDDAMNRIYDALPAAAKAAAAAQR
- a CDS encoding LLM class flavin-dependent oxidoreductase; its protein translation is MTAGQAPEPTAPVGEDRILLGLNTFGDVGENPDGSQQPHAQVLRQLLEQAELADAVGLDAFGVGEHHRKDYAVSAPEVFLAAAAARTTRIRLGSAVTVLSSDDPIRVFQRFSTVDAISNGRAEVMLGRGSFVESFPLFGLDLADYEVLFEEKLELFDKVRAQKPVHWEGRTRPALHGLSVYPPLEHHLLPTWIGVGGTPESVLRCAQYGYPIIFAIIGGQPRGFRPLADLYREAMAKYGHPMQQMATHSPGHVADTDEQAREELFPHWLKLRNKLGAERGWGPAGRGEFDALCSAEGALYVGSPETVAHKIVRLKRNLGVDRFDLKYSNGPLPHAAMMRSIELMGTAVAPRVAELLAG
- the hemB gene encoding porphobilinogen synthase encodes the protein MTFPNQRPRRLRTTPAMRRLTAETRLAPSELILPAFIREGLSEPNPITSMPGVVQHTTDTLKRAAAEAVELGLGGIMLFGIPETRDAEGSASLDPKGVLNKAIRDVRAEVGDDLVIMSDVCLDEFTDHGHCGVLDADGYVDNDRTVEIYARMAVAQAEAGAHMLGPSGMMDGQIAAIRSALDEAGHTNTSVIAYAAKYASAFYGPFREAVDSQLKGDRRTYQMDAGNRTEALREVELDLAEGADIIMVKPAMSYLDIVADVAAMSPVPVSAYQISGEYAMIEAAAANGWIDRRAAITESVLGIRRAGAHMVLTYWAAELAGWLKEDR
- a CDS encoding uroporphyrinogen-III synthase, with the protein product MTQPPRRSGPHTPPSQPLPGGVRVLVTRSPERSGALVEALAEAGAVPVLLPLIDFERAPDQHVLDVACDALAAGAFDWLVVSSATTVHVLMEEAAERGLALAQLVPAKTWIAAIGPATRRLLESAGLTVALAPAGEQSAAGLLEVWPGGGRILLPQADIAAGTLVEGLAAAGGTVTAVTAYRTVDYPAAAERRLAVQPEDGDAGPQPPSYTLLTPQTAAADIAAGRMAAVIAASPSAVRRISALGPLAGCKLVVIGRSTAEQAAALGLDVAAVAAEPTPDGLVAAVAKALNPP
- the hemC gene encoding hydroxymethylbilane synthase; protein product: MTVRIGTRASKLALTQTQQTADQLAAVGGFPVELVHIRTDGDVLTGSLSQMGGTGVFVAALRDALLRNECDVAVHSLKDLPTGAAVGLSLAATPRRVDVRDVLCARDGLKLADLPAGARVGTGSPRRAAQLRAARTDLDIVDIRGNVDTRLGRVPGLPGNSTRQVVPGKSCDLDAVVLAAAGLERIGRLDTVTEYLETDVMLPAAGQGSLAIECRTADAPPKPGSAEGSRGVLAQALAALDDPDTRLAVTAERALLARLEAGCAAPVGAYAYRKGSMLHLEAVVCAVDGSATVRDKRATDGLTEVGATLLGIELAEALLAAGAADIADLQAS
- a CDS encoding ferrochelatase; amino-acid sequence: MNPLDPTLAAAVNPVTEAGRMAPKNYDAVLLASFGGPEGQEDVIPFLRNVTRGRGIPDERLEEVSHHYRANGGISPINQQNRELKAALETELAARGIELPVLWGNRNWAPYIPQTLQEAYDAGHRRVLMLTTSAYSCYSSCRQYREDIGMALTETGLDGRLEVDKVRQYFDHPGFVEPFVEGTAAGLADVRAKLADAGSPDAPIHILFATHSIPTRDAEAAGRSEGEPRAFEEGSAYVAQHLANAAAVIERVKDESGRTVPWSLVYQSRSGAPHVPWLEPDINDAIEELAGQGVKGIVIVPLGFVSDHMEVVWDLDTEAMETCANLGLAATRVPTPGTHRKFVNGLVDLICERTVANNIGDRPALTDLGPWYDVCRPGCCANFRGEKPTIAGADTTVGTGHDPYPSGDAAETAQP